The proteins below come from a single Caulobacter segnis ATCC 21756 genomic window:
- a CDS encoding NUDIX hydrolase: MDEVTAPRGKQEGRKSGGKRRQVAALPWRGEGEALRILLVSSRETRRWVIPKGWPMKGKTDFAAAAQEAYEEAGLDGVIADKPAGEYEYLKRLKSGAAKLVRVDVFPLQVTGEHATWPEKGQRTLQWMTPVEAALAVQEPDLRDLIARFAGIELSEEDHPPPTPAPTPGRVTFQRLRRRITALWGRYGR, from the coding sequence CTGGATGAAGTGACGGCCCCGCGAGGCAAGCAGGAAGGACGCAAGTCCGGCGGCAAGCGCCGCCAGGTCGCCGCCCTGCCTTGGCGGGGCGAGGGCGAGGCCTTGCGCATCCTGCTGGTCTCCTCGCGCGAGACCCGCCGCTGGGTGATCCCCAAGGGCTGGCCGATGAAGGGCAAGACCGACTTCGCCGCCGCCGCCCAGGAAGCCTACGAGGAAGCCGGCCTCGATGGCGTCATCGCCGACAAGCCCGCCGGCGAATACGAGTACCTCAAGCGCCTGAAGAGCGGCGCGGCCAAGCTGGTCCGGGTTGACGTCTTCCCGCTGCAGGTGACCGGCGAGCACGCGACCTGGCCCGAAAAGGGCCAGCGCACCTTGCAGTGGATGACGCCTGTCGAAGCCGCGCTCGCCGTCCAGGAGCCGGACCTGCGAGACCTGATCGCCCGCTTCGCCGGGATCGAGCTCTCGGAAGAAGACCACCCGCCCCCGACCCCCGCCCCGACGCCGGGCCGCGTCACCTTCCAGCGCCTGCGCCGCCGGATCACGGCGCTGTGGGGGCGGTACGGGCGGTAG